A single Haloglycomyces albus DSM 45210 DNA region contains:
- a CDS encoding alpha/beta fold hydrolase gives MSSISVNGVRIGYDLRGSGPTVVFVHAGLTDRRSWEKQLDHFSQDHRVLSYDSRGHGESELGEGTYSPGRDLLALLDGLDIERAIVVGNSMGGGTALEAALLEPHRIESLVVAAPGLPGYQWPQSFIEQVRTRVHSQIDAERRKRYLEGRGEPGVQLDRDIAAYVRAHIEWMVAGPRRRADTLDPEVVAGVERMLGAHLRLTWSTPSTARVEPEVDVVNRLAEVTAPVLVVNGREDVPEIQEVGTAVSQSIAQANRVDLDDCGHLPGLERPERFNEVLTRFLASET, from the coding sequence ATGAGTTCGATTTCCGTCAACGGCGTTCGTATCGGCTATGACCTTAGAGGATCCGGCCCCACAGTGGTGTTCGTTCACGCGGGCTTGACCGATCGTCGGTCGTGGGAAAAACAACTGGACCACTTTAGTCAGGATCACCGGGTGTTGTCGTACGACTCACGGGGACACGGTGAGTCCGAGTTGGGCGAAGGAACGTACAGCCCAGGCCGTGATCTCTTGGCGCTTCTCGACGGCCTTGACATCGAGCGTGCGATCGTGGTCGGGAATTCCATGGGCGGTGGAACGGCTCTAGAAGCCGCACTTCTCGAACCGCACCGGATTGAGAGTCTGGTTGTGGCGGCGCCGGGACTTCCCGGTTACCAATGGCCACAGTCGTTCATCGAGCAGGTACGCACCAGGGTCCACTCGCAGATCGACGCCGAGCGACGGAAACGGTACCTGGAGGGTCGAGGTGAGCCTGGAGTCCAGTTGGACCGGGATATCGCCGCCTACGTCAGAGCGCATATCGAATGGATGGTCGCCGGCCCACGGCGGCGGGCCGACACCCTCGACCCCGAGGTGGTGGCGGGAGTGGAGCGGATGCTCGGCGCACATTTGCGACTGACTTGGTCGACGCCGTCGACTGCTCGGGTGGAGCCCGAGGTCGACGTAGTGAATCGCTTGGCGGAGGTGACGGCCCCGGTCTTGGTGGTTAACGGGCGGGAGGATGTACCTGAAATTCAGGAAGTGGGCACAGCGGTCTCTCAATCGATCGCCCAGGCCAACCGGGTTGACCTTGACGACTGTGGGCATCTTCCCGGGCTGGAGAGACCCGAGCGGTTCAACGAGGTCCTGACGCGATTCCTGGCGTCAGAGACCTAG
- a CDS encoding helix-turn-helix domain-containing protein, with protein sequence MIRPELTPQERRQGKILGRSLKTARGERRLDDVAYEAEISPETLRKIENGRILSPNFFSIARLCRALGVSLDELAAEENVSDGM encoded by the coding sequence ATGATTCGACCTGAACTGACGCCGCAGGAACGACGACAAGGAAAGATCCTGGGCCGATCCCTTAAGACGGCAAGAGGAGAACGACGCCTGGACGATGTGGCCTATGAAGCCGAAATCTCTCCGGAGACACTGCGGAAAATCGAAAACGGGCGCATTCTCAGTCCCAATTTCTTCTCGATCGCCAGACTCTGCCGGGCGCTGGGGGTCTCTTTGGACGAGCTTGCCGCGGAAGAGAACGTCAGCGATGGAATGTGA
- the map gene encoding type I methionyl aminopeptidase, translated as MIEFFEADEIEKMRPAGRFVADTLTELRDDIVDVGTDLLEIDAFVRDRIKSHGATSCYVDYHPSFGSKPFGHYICTSVNDAVLHGLPHRYRLRDGDLVSLDLAVNVNGWVADSAISFNVGQPRTDDQRMIETCRAALDAAIDVALPGNRIGDISSTIGNILTQAGYGVNTDFGGHGVGRTMHGDPHIPNNGRAGKGMTLKPGLAIAIEPWVLNTTDRYRFDSDGWTLRSADGSRGAHMEHTIVVTDNEPIVLTERA; from the coding sequence ATGATTGAGTTCTTCGAGGCGGACGAGATTGAAAAGATGCGCCCCGCGGGCCGATTCGTCGCTGATACATTGACCGAACTGCGGGACGACATCGTTGACGTGGGAACCGACCTCCTGGAAATCGACGCTTTTGTGCGTGACCGGATTAAGAGCCACGGAGCGACCTCATGCTATGTGGACTACCATCCGTCCTTCGGGTCGAAACCCTTCGGCCATTACATTTGCACGTCGGTCAACGATGCGGTCCTCCACGGTCTACCCCACAGGTACCGGCTGCGGGACGGCGATCTGGTGAGCCTCGATCTAGCCGTTAACGTCAACGGGTGGGTAGCGGACAGTGCGATCAGCTTTAACGTTGGCCAACCTCGCACCGACGACCAACGCATGATCGAAACGTGCCGGGCGGCCTTGGACGCCGCCATCGACGTCGCATTGCCCGGCAACCGAATCGGCGACATATCATCCACGATCGGCAATATACTCACTCAAGCGGGATACGGCGTCAACACCGATTTCGGTGGCCACGGAGTGGGGCGAACGATGCACGGTGATCCGCACATACCCAATAACGGCCGTGCGGGTAAAGGTATGACCCTGAAACCGGGTCTCGCCATAGCCATCGAACCGTGGGTCCTCAATACGACCGATCGATACCGCTTTGACTCCGATGGATGGACCTTGCGCAGTGCCGACGGATCTCGTGGCGCCCACATGGAACATACGATCGTCGTCACGGACAACGAACCGATCGTTCTCACCGAACGCGCATGA
- a CDS encoding DUF2254 domain-containing protein, which yields MRIVSAARHRRFSSVREHLRNSFVLAPTVAIVAATVLTGMVWTADGATTQILRESDLDRYIDDLSILIEPAATMVNTVASAMLTFVGVIFSISLVALQMAANSFSQRVLLLFVRSRITKATLSIFLGTFVYSMLITLEFSEYQKDSEVTAIPLFGSIVAIALVFASLLLFVIYVDSTIRLLRLSKVIEHISRDALKTVQFLSRNYEQGREGPEPHFDDEPFILVHNGRSGVLQDINIRRIVHHARKRDVIVDIIPRVGDFITTGTPVARISGRRFPAKQLARCITTGSDRSIYQDVAFGFRQLVDIGAKALSPGVNDPTTAVQVIDRIQELIGKVADESFESVAFTDRTDRVRLITHDQTWTSLVNLAFTEIRTYGSSSPQVTRRLTAALNDLIRVTSDERREPLQRQLDLLRTDVAESVPNADDAEFALIADRQGIG from the coding sequence ATGAGAATTGTATCCGCCGCTCGACACCGCAGATTCTCGTCCGTACGTGAGCATCTCCGCAACTCCTTCGTCCTGGCGCCCACCGTGGCCATTGTAGCGGCGACCGTGTTGACGGGAATGGTTTGGACAGCCGACGGCGCAACCACTCAGATTCTACGAGAATCCGATCTCGACAGATACATCGACGATCTGTCCATTCTCATCGAACCGGCCGCGACCATGGTCAATACCGTCGCGTCCGCCATGTTGACCTTCGTTGGCGTGATCTTCTCGATCTCTCTCGTAGCGCTTCAGATGGCGGCGAACTCATTTTCGCAACGGGTTCTCCTGCTTTTCGTTCGTTCGCGCATCACTAAAGCCACCTTGTCGATCTTTCTCGGCACCTTCGTATACTCCATGCTCATCACCTTGGAGTTCTCCGAGTATCAAAAGGACTCCGAAGTTACCGCCATACCACTGTTCGGCTCCATCGTCGCCATCGCCTTGGTTTTCGCGAGTCTTCTGCTGTTCGTCATCTACGTCGACTCCACGATTCGGCTACTCCGTCTTTCCAAGGTCATCGAACACATTTCCCGTGACGCTCTGAAGACCGTCCAGTTCCTGAGTCGCAATTACGAACAGGGGAGAGAGGGACCAGAACCACATTTCGACGACGAACCCTTCATTCTGGTTCACAATGGCCGATCCGGAGTTCTGCAGGACATCAATATACGCCGGATAGTCCATCACGCACGCAAACGAGACGTGATCGTCGACATCATCCCACGCGTCGGCGACTTCATTACCACCGGAACACCGGTTGCTCGTATCTCAGGACGAAGGTTTCCTGCTAAGCAGCTTGCTCGATGCATAACGACGGGATCGGATCGGTCCATATACCAAGACGTGGCCTTCGGATTTCGCCAACTCGTCGATATCGGCGCCAAGGCTCTATCCCCAGGTGTCAACGACCCGACCACCGCAGTGCAAGTCATCGATCGTATCCAGGAACTCATCGGCAAGGTAGCCGATGAATCGTTCGAATCGGTCGCGTTCACCGACCGAACGGACCGCGTCCGACTGATAACGCATGATCAAACCTGGACGTCACTGGTGAATTTGGCCTTCACGGAAATCCGCACGTACGGCTCGTCGTCGCCGCAGGTGACCCGACGTCTGACCGCGGCGCTCAATGACCTCATCCGTGTCACGTCCGACGAACGTCGAGAACCGCTGCAACGTCAACTCGACTTGCTACGGACCGATGTCGCCGAATCCGTCCCCAATGCCGACGACGCCGAGTTCGCTTTGATCGCCGACCGGCAGGGAATCGGGTGA